GCTTCATGGTGGTGTTGCGCTTGCCTTGGCTCATGTCGCCGTGCATCGCGTGCGCCTCGATGCCGCGGGCGGTCAGTCCCTTGGCGAGTTCATCCACCGTGCGCTTGAGGCGGCAGAAGATCAGCGTGAGCGCCGGATCCTCGTGCGTGAGCACGTGCAGCAGCATGCGCTTTTTGTCCCAAGGGGCAACCGGAATGTGAAACTGCTTGACGAGGCTGGCGGTGAGCGACCCGGCGCTTGTCACAATCTTTTCGGGATTGTGCATGTGCTGGCGTGCGAGCCGCTCGACTTCCTCGCTCAGCGTGGCGCTGACGAAAATCGTCTGGCGTCCTTCCGGAGGCGTGCCCGGCTTGGGGCACATGCTCAGGATCCGCTTGATGTCGTCGCGGAAACCGATGTCGAACATCCGGTCCACTTCGTCGAGCACGGCGAAGCGGATGTTCTTCAGGTGGAAGTAGCCACGCTGCAGCATGTCGAGCACGCGCCCGGGCGTTCCGACCACGATGTGCGATCCGCTTTGAAGCTGCTTCGTCTGCGCCTGGATCGATTGCCCGCCGTAGAGCGTGACCGCGCGGATGGGCGTGTGCTTAGCGAGTTCGTTGATCTCGTCGGTGATCTGGATCGCCAGCTCGCGCGTCGGCGCGAGGATGAGCGCCTGGAACTGGGTGTCCTTGCCGCACATGTGGATCAGGGGCAATCCGAACGCGGCAGTTTTTCCTGTTCCGGTCTTTGCCTGGCCGAGCACGTCGCGCCCGGTGAGCGCGATCGGGATCAGCTTCGCCTGGATCATCGTCGGCTTGCTG
The DNA window shown above is from Phycisphaeraceae bacterium and carries:
- a CDS encoding DEAD/DEAH box helicase encodes the protein MNTNQGAESSIEPGQGSNPASHADELLGDQHAANGAHETPVQVTHQPHGVVTHHDFKPVAQDNVFDDGADFAKLGLRNSVLKGLAELGFSKPTMIQAKLIPIALTGRDVLGQAKTGTGKTAAFGLPLIHMCGKDTQFQALILAPTRELAIQITDEINELAKHTPIRAVTLYGGQSIQAQTKQLQSGSHIVVGTPGRVLDMLQRGYFHLKNIRFAVLDEVDRMFDIGFRDDIKRILSMCPKPGTPPEGRQTIFVSATLSEEVERLARQHMHNPEKIVTSAGSLTASLVKQFHIPVAPWDKKRMLLHVLTHEDPALTLIFCRLKRTVDELAKGLTARGIEAHAMHGDMSQGKRNTTMKQLKDGKLAVVICSDLASRGIDVEGVSHVINFDLPDDPELYIHRIGRTARAGKGGLAYSLVTPQQGDLLTSIEMLINAEIPKLEYPDFVGNAPPTGWRDEAPGGRPQGGLQIERPEGAPEPAAPAPKVSRVEQASKLELPSAAPGQVDPNKFPGGIVPTKLPPKRLFGKMPGRGR